From Solea senegalensis isolate Sse05_10M linkage group LG19, IFAPA_SoseM_1, whole genome shotgun sequence, the proteins below share one genomic window:
- the slc16a6b gene encoding solute carrier family 16 member 6b, whose protein sequence is MMVPSPHCCLGPKVYSEVPDGGWGWAVAVAFFLVEVSTYGTIKSLGIFLQDLMEEFRETNSRVSWVISICVFIFSFTAPLSTMLSNRFGYRPVVMMGGFLISLGTTLSAFTTSIKEMYITIGIVSGLGYCFSFLPTITILAQYFNRRRALVTSVASTGESFAIFAFAPAFTVLKKHIGWRYCLIILGIIQTSVIGCGLLLCPIIIKPEPVKQDNELDKESLSTKQLQAVYELENEQTRTSISSGASLGSADSGVTSLFTSNVDLRTVGAESKALLQWDVQVKEGLEPSLCPPTTVKEKSEVQVEAGPLKTSKPKLLDFSVVKDGVFICYSLFGLFATLGFFAPQLYVIELSKSRGMEPSMASYTLSVMAVAEIFGRLSIGVVLNHVRCRKTLVLLGCVVMMSLVLVAFTIVWEFWGLMVCCAFFGFFMGTVGSTHIPMLAEEDVVGIQKMASAVGVYVCIQSFAGLAGPPLAGMLVDLTQNYGAAFYSCAVGMGLSAICLTLVLLAKSSMCQRKTEDEDESTEEEEEEEKMTRQDDGNQVDFLDMDLVSEDSPNTSVI, encoded by the exons ATGATGGTTCCCAGTCCCCATTGTTGTTTGGGTCCTAAGGTTTACTCAGAGGTGCCTGATGGTGGCTGGGGTTGGGCTGTGGCTGTGGCCTTCTTCCTGGTGGAGGTCAGCACCTATGGAACCATCAAGAGCCTGGGCATCTTCCTTCAGGACCTGATGGAGGAGTTTAGGGAGACAAACAGCCGTGTGTCATGGGTCATCTCCATTTGtgtcttcatcttctccttcactG CTCCACTGTCCACGATGCTGAGCAACCGCTTTGGCTATCGTCCAGTGGTGATGATGGGAGGCTTCCTCATCAGTCTGGGAACCACCCTCTCTGCCTTCACCACTTCCATCAAAGAAATGTACATCACCATCGGCATTGTCTCAG GCCTCGGCTACTGCTTTTCCTTCCTCCCCACCATCACCATCTTAGCGCAGTACTTCAACAGGCGACGTGCCCTCGTCACATCTGTCGCCTCCACTGGAGAATCTTTTGCCATATTTGCGTTTGCTCCAG CCTTCACTGTACTGAAAAAACATATTGGCTGGCGCTACTGTCTGATCATCCTTGGCATCATTCAGACCTCCGTGATTGGTTGTGGGCTTCTTCTTTGCCCAATCATCATCAAGCCAGAACCTGTAAAGCAAGACAACGAGTTGGACAAAGAGTCACTCTCCACCAAGCAGCTACAGGCTGTCTATGAGCTGGAGAACGAACAAACTAGAACCTCCATCAGTTCAGGGGCCTCCCTGGGTTCTGCAGACTCGGGCGTCACCTCGCTCTTTACCTCAAACGTTGACCTGAGGACTGTCGGAGCTGAGAGCAAGGCCCTGCTGCAGTGGGACGTGCAGGTCAAAGAGGGTCTGGAGCCATCACTGTGTCCTCCTACTACAGTCAAGGAGAAGAGCGAGGTCCAAGTGGAGGCTGGTCCTCTCAAGACCTCCAAGCCCAAACTTCTGGACTTCTCCGTGGTTAAAGACGGTGTCTTTATCTGTTACTCTCTCTTTGGCCTGTTTGCCACACTGGGCTTCTTTGCACCACAGCTCTACGTCATCGAGCTGAGCAAGAGCCGGGGCATGGAGCCCAGCATGGCCTCCTACACACTGTCTGTGATGGCCGTGGCCGAGATCTTCGGCCGCCTATCCATCGGGGTGGTGTTGAACCACGTCCGCTGCAGGAAGACCCTGGTCTTGTTGGGCTGTGTGGTGATGATGTCCCTGGTCCTGGTGGCCTTCACCATTGTGTGGGAGTTCTGGGGCCTGATGGTCTGCTGCGCCTTCTTCGGCTTCTTCATGGGCACTGTGGGCTCCACCCACATCCCCATGCTGGCAGAGGAGGACGTGGTGGGCATCCAGAAAATGGCGTCAGCCGTTGGTGTGTACGTTTGCATCCAGAGCTTCGCCGGGCTGGCTGGACCGCCGCTAGCAg GTATGTTGGTGGACCTCACACAGAACTACGGTGCTGCCTTCTATTCCTGCGCCGTGGGCATGGGCCTCAGTGCCATCTGCCTGACTCTGGTCCTTCTGGCCAAGTCCAGCATGTGTCAAAGAAAGACCGAGGACGAAGACGAgagcacggaggaggaggaggaggaggagaaaatgacgCGGCAGGACGACGGCAACCAGGTGGACTTTCTGGACATGGACCTGGTCTCAGAGGACAGTCCCAACACCTCGGTGATCtaa